The Amblyomma americanum isolate KBUSLIRL-KWMA chromosome 3, ASM5285725v1, whole genome shotgun sequence genome window below encodes:
- the LOC144124222 gene encoding uncharacterized protein LOC144124222 — MPDATNDDTGGRQQPNPEVSAEPRNALPTSAGSVAPFSHRQLEEVHVTLLCPRSRPNTTDGTAQLTRIISSATEPASRSAAEEDAVTANAQQCTVSHQQLLSIDHHTESRREQVSKQLSADPRYRYDHVVAGRLESELRGCECEQLHCAGSDLIADTMRNNRSAGTVFGEWHTPYHLKREVHTQGSALQRQ, encoded by the exons ATGCCTGACGCCACCAACGATGACACCGGCGGAAGACAGCAACCCAACCCTGAGGTCAGCGCCGAGCCAAGAAATGCGCTGCCTACGTCGGCCGGGTCCGTAGCCCCGTTCAGCCACCGCCAACTTGAAGAGGTGCACGTCACGCTGCTCTGCCCCCGCTCACGACCCAACACTACTGACGGCACGGCGCAG CTCACTCGGATCATAAGCTCTGCCACCGAGCCTGCCTCGCGCTCTGCCGCAGAGGAAGACGCAGTCACCGCCAACGCCCAGCAGTGCACCGTCAGTCACCAGCAGCTGCTCTCAATTGACCACCACACCGAGTCGCGCAGGGAGCAAGTCAGCAAACAGCTCAGTGCTGATCCGCGCTACCG TTATGACCACGTCGTGGCTGGCCGCCTCGAGTCCGAGCTCCGTGGGTGCGAGTGCGAGCAGCTGCACTGTGCCGGAAGTGACCTCATCGCTGACACGATGAGGAACAACCGGAGCGCCGGCACAGTCTTCGGCGAGTGGCACACGCCCTACCATCTGAAGCGCGAGGTGCACACCCAGGGCTCGGCGCTGCAACGCCAATAG